The Oscarella lobularis chromosome 12, ooOscLobu1.1, whole genome shotgun sequence genome window below encodes:
- the LOC136193478 gene encoding uncharacterized protein isoform X2 — protein sequence MLAVLFKYFAEKERLRVGGLLLPQLIEFYMWLTEDVCHLLTIEQASSKPIAELVTKIADSYAEEKAEHIKKLFENVRDQYNKYVKLVSGDVKGSREGVYRLYEITEKSVLQSDRKGEGLDAFFSAIEDLITNQNQFLELAYHEIGKGIFPNYLSSNMVTIQPLQVVLPSCLLGDISPSELDNGPSDNGVWKFGADLLKIIQRNYLYVPGVGIEEDVGAGYSRFGYSNFDFRRIQLSVMETFIFGKPQIANPVCIRRTTFFKSKVEIGRSDSVFRQDLFSRMAFFRQQLPEQFAAELSSDLLIGAEILFHDLSYENLSDVLKCLLTVTGDFCQVKMKESDEDRAKCSELKDFSLEEFSKFSSTVEEQCFSDFSVASKIGLRRLGEEQIRWLLEIRVFQLHAAFCFFFRKLENEDYEYAHLPLTIKVRLEKDDREAIVKAVKDQTVGPELLQSLKDLDQALHAPEAVIHMNRNPQETLRTYLEPFYDKGDFILSLFSGSVRLKHSVQVRMCIRG from the exons ATGCTTGCAGTTCTGTTTAAATATTTTGCTGAGAAAGAGCGACTTCGCGTCGGCGGCTTGCTTTTACCACAACTGATCGAGTTTTACATGTGGCTAACTGAAGACGTGTGTCATCTTTTAACTATTGAACAGGCTTCTTCAAAGCCCATTGCCGAGCTTGTTACCAAAATTGCTGATAGTTACGCTGAGGAAAAAGCTGAGCACATTaaaaagctctttgaaaatGTCAGAG atcAATATAACAAATATGTTAAATTGGTTTCTGGAGACGTTAAAGGAAGTCGCGAGGGAGTGTATCGCTTGTAtgaaattacagaaaagagtGTTCTTCAGAGCGATCGAAAAGGCGAAGGTCTCGATGCCTTCTTTTCCGCTATTGAAGATCTG ATCACGAACCAGAATCAGTTTCTTGAACTTGCCTATCATGAGATTGGAAAAGGGATTTTTCCAAACTATTTATCCTCAAATATGGTAACCATTCAACCTCTGCAAGTTGTGCTTCCTAGCTGTTTGCTGGGTGACATATCACCGTCTGAACTTGACAA CGGTCCATCAGATAATGGCGTGTGGAAATTTGGTGCTGACTTGCTCAAAATAATCCAAAGAAATTATTTGTACGTTCCTGGGGTTGGaatagaagaagacgttggTGCAGGGTATAGCCGCTTTGGATACTCTAATTTCGACTTTCGTCGCATTCAGCTTTCAGTCATGGAAACCTTTATATTTGGAAAACCGCAGATTGCCAATCCCGTTTGCATCAGAAGAACGACCTTTTTTAAAAGTAAGGTTGAGATAGGCAGGTCAGATTCTGTTTTCAG ACAAGATTTATTCTCCAGAATGGCATTTTTTAGACAGCAACTCCCAGAGCAGTTTGCA GCGGAACTTTCTTCGGACTTATTGATCGGCGCCGAAATATTGTTTCACGATTTGAGCTACGAAAATCTCAGCGATGTCCTCAAATGTCTTCTGACCGTTACAGGCGATTTTTGTCAG GTCAAGATGAAAGAAAGCGATGAAGATAGAGCAAAATGCAGCGAACTAAAAGATTTCTCTCTAGAGGAGTTTTCGAAGTTCTCTTCAACAGTAGAAGAACAATGTTTCAgtgatttttctgttgcCTCAAAGATTGGCTTGCGCCG GCTTGGTGAAGAGCAAATCCGATGGCTGCTGGAGATACGAGTGTTTCAGCTGCACGCGGcgttttgcttcttttttcgaaagctagaaaacgaagactaTGAATATGCGCATCTTCCGCTTACAATAAAAGTTCGTCTGGAAAAGGATGATCGCGAAGCGATAGTTAAAGCAGTAAAAG ATCAAACAGTCGGTCCTGAGCTTCTTCAAAGTTTAAAAGATTTGGATCAAGCTCTTCACGCTCCTGAAGCTGTAATTCACATGAACCGCAATCCACAG GAAACGTTGCGGACTTACTTGGAACCCTTTTACGACAAAGGCGACTTTATTCTCTCGTTGTTCTCTGGCTCCGTTCGGCTTAAACACTCCGTTCAGGTTAGGATGTGCATCCGAGG CTGA
- the LOC136193476 gene encoding uncharacterized protein, whose protein sequence is MGSSGFDETLTSSAKSISSNSKSTEKDSVSLGSKAEAITTLEKETTGKKEPACRREKREPIDLSCMTVDDVASFVTDAGFEELARMFTKDDVTGKNLQKDPKALLDEYDLNGLDQVRLLVKIKEKQNFEFGGSMTVNDVAKFIADKGFPEYAENFRKENVDGRLLAHLDEKALACLKIPKKERTEVLKCTSTKVPEFRLVSESLAADRFKRPVLGLIRSFVMKERRVWSVGSKGGRVHLKSTGVTVTLIENAVSKETNVSVTSYLPEDYAKTSTVACVATVLPHGLTLRKKAAIELRHHLCLEKPFTVKVLYRSGLSMCDEGYQLLADLNQEKRSAVDGETEIRVERNCIRILCLGFSEYCIVQEGYFFVSVRIYAPLAFLEGRSEVNVVASLSCQCHVVTEKIDQDQRALSGEPRECKEFQNNYISVDTTEKVKLSVDSPKDLYSVSGNSSYTIPATALKSLIGEDHVKCITRPFFLKRTTNTLDLIRINVSFEAIDRTGSTVESFSLYPIIWQPTPIQGTPNWLDEKVSSDERRHVATQIGEKWRHVGEVLMPEPRFTYDELDIFEEKSSNRNRAHAMLNEWAQRHHRNATRRMLIGALRRENKNALITEVFGCNPDALT, encoded by the exons ATGGGTAGCAGCGGCTTTGATGAAACGCTGACGTCGTCCGCCAAAAGCATCAGCAGCAATTCGAAGTCCACAGAAAAAGACAGCGTCAGTCTAG GATCAAAGGCTGAAGCCATTACAACATTGGAGAAAGAGACAACAGGAA aaaaagaacCGGCTTGCCGCAGGGAGAAAAGAGAACCAA TTGATTTGAGCTGCATGACCGTTGACGACGTTGCTTCCTTCGTAACCGATGCCGGTTTTGAGGAGCTGGCGCGGATGTTTacgaaagatgacgtcacaggaaAAAATTTGCAAAAAGACCCAAAAGCCCTATTAGACGAGTATGATCTAAACGGACTTGATCAAGTCAGACTGCTTGTCAAgatcaaagaaaagcaaaactTTGAATTTGGCG GTTCCATGACCGTGAATGACGTGGCCAAGTTTATTGCCGATAAAGGCTTTCCAGAATACGCAGAGAATTTTCGAAAAGAGAACGTTGACGGACGTCTGTTGGCGCATCTAGATGAAAAGGCTTTGGCATGCTTGAAAATTcccaaaaaagaaaggacCGAAGTTTTGAAGTGCACTTCAACAAAAGTTCCTGAATTTAGACTGGTCTCGGAGTCACTGGCGGCCGATCGTTTTAAGCGGCCTGTTCTTGGCCTGATCCGTTCTTTTGTCATGAAAGAAAGGCGTGTATGGTCAGTAGGCAGTAAAGGAGGTCGGGTGCACTTGAAAAGCACTGGAGTAACTGTGACTCTTATAGAGAATGCTGTAAGCAAGGAAACGAACGTTTCGGTGACGTCTTATTTACCGGAAGATTATGCAAAAACTTCAACGGTAGCTTGTGTCGCGACAGTTCTACCTCATGGATTGACGCTTAGAAAGAAAGCAGCAATAGAGCTGCGACATCATCTTTGCTTAGAAAAACCGTTTACAGTTAAAGTTCTTTATCGCAGCGGTCTCTCAATGTGCGATGAAGGATATCAGTTGCTTGCTGATTTGAACCAAGAGAAAAGGTCTGCCGTTGATGGTGAAACGGAAATTAGAGTGGAAAGAAATTGTATTCGCATTCTCTGTCTTGGCTTCTCCGAGTACTGCATTGTACAGGAAGggtatttttttgtttctgttcGCATATATGCTCCTCTTGCTTTCCTTGAAGGAAGATCAGAAGTAAACGTTGTTGCGTCACTATCGTGTCAGTGCCATGTGGTTACGGAAAAGATTGATCAAGATCAGAGAGCATTGAGCGGCGAACCAAGAGAATGCAAGGAATTTCAAAACAATTACATCAGCGTTGACACGACCGAAAAAGTGAAGTTGTCTGTTGATTCACCGAAAGACTTGTATTCCGTTAGTGGCAACTCAAGTTACACTATTCCTGCAACAGCTTTGAAATCACTGATTGGCGAGGACCACGTGAAGTGCATAACAAGGCCGTTTTTTCTTAAGCGGACAACGAACACTTTAGATCTTATTAGGATAAACGTTTCCTTTGAAGCTATTGACAGAACTGGCTCTACCGTGGAGTCATTTTCGCTTTACCCGATAATATGGCAACCGACGCCAATACAAGGAACTCCCAACTGGCTAGACGAAAAGGTGTCTTCAGATGAGCGACGGCACGTGGCTACACAAATTGGCGAAAAGTGGAGGCATGTTGGAGAGGTTCTCATGCCAGAACCGAGGTTCACATACGATGAACTGGATAtttttgaagagaaaagcagTAATAGAAATCGGGCTCACGCAATGCTTAATGAATGGGCACAAAGGCATCACAGAAATGCCACGAGAAGAATGCTCATAGGTGCactaagaagagaaaacaaaaacgccTTGATAACAGAAGTTTTCGGCTGTAATCCCGACGCTCTGACGTAA
- the LOC136193478 gene encoding uncharacterized protein isoform X1, whose amino-acid sequence MLAVLFKYFAEKERLRVGGLLLPQLIEFYMWLTEDVCHLLTIEQASSKPIAELVTKIADSYAEEKAEHIKKLFENVRDQYNKYVKLVSGDVKGSREGVYRLYEITEKSVLQSDRKGEGLDAFFSAIEDLITNQNQFLELAYHEIGKGIFPNYLSSNMVTIQPLQVVLPSCLLGDISPSELDNGPSDNGVWKFGADLLKIIQRNYLYVPGVGIEEDVGAGYSRFGYSNFDFRRIQLSVMETFIFGKPQIANPVCIRRTTFFKSKVEIGRSDSVFRQDLFSRMAFFRQQLPEQFAAELSSDLLIGAEILFHDLSYENLSDVLKCLLTVTGDFCQVKMKESDEDRAKCSELKDFSLEEFSKFSSTVEEQCFSDFSVASKIGLRRLGEEQIRWLLEIRVFQLHAAFCFFFRKLENEDYEYAHLPLTIKVRLEKDDREAIVKAVKDQTVGPELLQSLKDLDQALHAPEAVIHMNRNPQETLRTYLEPFYDKGDFILSLFSGSVRLKHSVQKVDCKNPIHL is encoded by the exons ATGCTTGCAGTTCTGTTTAAATATTTTGCTGAGAAAGAGCGACTTCGCGTCGGCGGCTTGCTTTTACCACAACTGATCGAGTTTTACATGTGGCTAACTGAAGACGTGTGTCATCTTTTAACTATTGAACAGGCTTCTTCAAAGCCCATTGCCGAGCTTGTTACCAAAATTGCTGATAGTTACGCTGAGGAAAAAGCTGAGCACATTaaaaagctctttgaaaatGTCAGAG atcAATATAACAAATATGTTAAATTGGTTTCTGGAGACGTTAAAGGAAGTCGCGAGGGAGTGTATCGCTTGTAtgaaattacagaaaagagtGTTCTTCAGAGCGATCGAAAAGGCGAAGGTCTCGATGCCTTCTTTTCCGCTATTGAAGATCTG ATCACGAACCAGAATCAGTTTCTTGAACTTGCCTATCATGAGATTGGAAAAGGGATTTTTCCAAACTATTTATCCTCAAATATGGTAACCATTCAACCTCTGCAAGTTGTGCTTCCTAGCTGTTTGCTGGGTGACATATCACCGTCTGAACTTGACAA CGGTCCATCAGATAATGGCGTGTGGAAATTTGGTGCTGACTTGCTCAAAATAATCCAAAGAAATTATTTGTACGTTCCTGGGGTTGGaatagaagaagacgttggTGCAGGGTATAGCCGCTTTGGATACTCTAATTTCGACTTTCGTCGCATTCAGCTTTCAGTCATGGAAACCTTTATATTTGGAAAACCGCAGATTGCCAATCCCGTTTGCATCAGAAGAACGACCTTTTTTAAAAGTAAGGTTGAGATAGGCAGGTCAGATTCTGTTTTCAG ACAAGATTTATTCTCCAGAATGGCATTTTTTAGACAGCAACTCCCAGAGCAGTTTGCA GCGGAACTTTCTTCGGACTTATTGATCGGCGCCGAAATATTGTTTCACGATTTGAGCTACGAAAATCTCAGCGATGTCCTCAAATGTCTTCTGACCGTTACAGGCGATTTTTGTCAG GTCAAGATGAAAGAAAGCGATGAAGATAGAGCAAAATGCAGCGAACTAAAAGATTTCTCTCTAGAGGAGTTTTCGAAGTTCTCTTCAACAGTAGAAGAACAATGTTTCAgtgatttttctgttgcCTCAAAGATTGGCTTGCGCCG GCTTGGTGAAGAGCAAATCCGATGGCTGCTGGAGATACGAGTGTTTCAGCTGCACGCGGcgttttgcttcttttttcgaaagctagaaaacgaagactaTGAATATGCGCATCTTCCGCTTACAATAAAAGTTCGTCTGGAAAAGGATGATCGCGAAGCGATAGTTAAAGCAGTAAAAG ATCAAACAGTCGGTCCTGAGCTTCTTCAAAGTTTAAAAGATTTGGATCAAGCTCTTCACGCTCCTGAAGCTGTAATTCACATGAACCGCAATCCACAG GAAACGTTGCGGACTTACTTGGAACCCTTTTACGACAAAGGCGACTTTATTCTCTCGTTGTTCTCTGGCTCCGTTCGGCTTAAACACTCCGTTCAG AAAGTTGATTGTAAGAACCCCATACACTTATAG
- the LOC136193473 gene encoding uncharacterized protein, producing the protein MYWFLFSLICMGFVEDIETGESFRLLGDCAWQIYIEVPSGHKGSNIDSFLSRFPLFYNFGIFHEVSTSELFDIGDGVQLVCKYLQAYESKDIDMLAEERRQPEKWKWGLRRLSKKSKSAKLEIVKFSPRPNLSEEECYRLLAKYMPDHAKERKLSQVLFVKYMERRCRALDESCYFNFNTGFSNLGSTLISAMLDETNTMCKAARKFTEENLVLIIYDTADSNASFDFLCLHPHKIDKGRKNRLERIGFEIPSLWEINQRTVLDRRLSKAFGIKLQEGRLSLIDRHEYVLTPDYAVKMFAMNERRHCGVPVIIEGETGVGKTKLMEMLSLLWNRSVCESKLKVASQMTQILRERTERKGETKQQVSALKKVLNELESIERNSEVFSKFEKSDVVEVCREFFKISAILSVHLRNVVSDNERKTTLIGKVIEKLDDTKCIDAPFTAEIFIAIFGSQVTSNFFKLSVHAALTPEDVKSFMKDKIALAQRRDFYHSAMVPSVVVFFDEINTSSCMGLFKEILVDGTLEGEVLPKNLFIAAASNPHRSSSTVIRSNWEQEDWVLGNYYVRPLPPTLQRLRWDYGALEPEQENAYITQIFLMGRCSDREMSGDILADRISKAQKLIRDFARKQLENHFSKTEAEVRAKSCVSQRDIQRVFTFFDFFIKSPSSSPDSFRSPEHALWVSLGIVYYIRLDAEYRQLFSRRMDELSEHCMGPKFQEAFEDEIDFYVSHMHLPSGVAKTRALKENLFAIVVCTVCRIPLIIVGAPGLSKTLSFNLASANMKGAESQNEFFRSFPALDVHHYQCSRRSTSLEIKRVFQRAISRQKNHEKSGLSVNCVVFMDEAGLPEESHESLKVLHCYLDRSEVSFVAITNNILDAAKSNRAVSLFRPKMGLDDLQTLASECLGSRTPLAQKGNRFCDRYLKLMTKEEFKKFFGLRDFIYFIRYLRRHRDAAFGTEQRSMSQLVLMALERNFNGISKPLFTDLASSFLSALDEPKSLAQLKTRNVAQILKDSLKDHLEAKGELGGDAEVRYKLIIDTSEDDSMTRLLFQHGVLEKGPTRIFSCDDYPSDNDLGKVHVISSIRHAAFEGCTVILSQTDDINESFYDLFNQRFRKIGDRCYENIAIGSHSKPCRVNPSFRCIVHVRQSELQNIPPPFLNRFEKYLVSIEDWLEDSIASLPPVLGKAVQFARDKVGLFEKILGSKNLYGWTDQTVNSLFLEMLPKLGSPEAKERPPLFDKSSDEETKAEVDCTSLVDSEPHQAEVSDWLKKAPDIIRHLERCIRENCKFSASSSLRSEAESILSLTCSDLTSDIASARQLLINNPSLISEWLTSCIEKSTTGSAEGEMNFPVSLHEGFAFSCLVQWMVRHVCVRLLQIATPEAIILNSRTLPKVYINHYLQNQHHFSLKKLVCSFDLCNSLFKTVCYTRTSPVILSWSDGAASVEMSTESSCSLLDCVVCKLEHVSSLDNLRLRIKEYLARRSNLFLMVVNTTQCTQRQINIARTLIEENEEKTGKSFLLLLHFPESVGTSHYCYQSLFLHGWNYVYLERVSEFIDEDIVDVEQWMKFAYNENSDSEKKKFTDNLRNTLLPILPDAARSALSRVVLGGGNSDGEELIFNRPMSLLDRTTLLKKKVGQTTKFSKIIRKKFSRYWTQSMVCKYLMSAAIFVTNCDSVLTVGQTLDNRVITLLQSYFAYTLQQLNKGFTIELLFRSNVSSVVENLLFTLLKRLPDPEIADIFARCYFNAQQPKECTPSNFPFFGDLCAAIDHKVDELLAEEQKRLPDFNFDESHGSEEMDRSKLERDVAERLHAFLCEKSAVKHKSLPLTAFRALRSNEFLWRCYFVDFVRSRLNCEFDEFDGSEGILSEWLDCKVSKEKSISRCYVNLHVSSKMKKMDIGRTFNALRSLTALRHLRSVYQQQEVVLPSSAVVTPEKPVELKKCEERFYDFAISALFYFLKEICTNFASNTPELATTGFTTDLPTTGRNVTEFPITETNATRRSQAKFGEWISAYHAKSLLISFKSD; encoded by the exons ATGTACTGGTTTCTGTTTTCCTTGATTTGTATGGGATTTGTCGAGGACATCGAAACAGGAgagtcgtttcgtcttttgGGGGATTGTGCATGGCAGATTTACATTGAAGTGCCTTCAGGTCACAAAGGCAGTAATATTGATTCGTTTCTGAGTCGATTTCCACTCTTCTATAATTTCGGCATCTTTCACGAAGTATCAACAAGCGAGCTGTTTGACATTGGCGACGGTGTTCAATTAGTTTGCAAATATTTACAAGCTTACGAGAGTAAAGACATTGACATGTTAGCGGAAGAACGGAGACAGCCAGAAAAATGGAAATGGGGTCTTCGGCGGTTATCTAAGAAGTCGAAAAGTGCGAAGTTAGAAATTGTGAAATTTTCTCCTCGTCCGAACCTTAGCGAGGAAGAGTGCTACCGTTTGTTGGCTAAGTACATGCCTGATCacgcaaaagaaagaaaactgtCTCAGGTGTTGTTCGTGAAGTACATGGAAAGACGTTGTCGAGCTTTGGATGAGTCCTGCtacttcaatttcaatacAGGTTTCTCGAATCTTGGATCAACTCTTATTTCTGCTATGCTAGATGAAACAAATACAATGTGCAAAGCAGCAAGGAAATTtacagaagaaaatttgGTGCTCATTATATATGATACTGCAGACAGTAACGCtagttttgattttctttgcctACATCCGCATAAAATTGATaaaggaaggaaaaatcGCTTGGAAAGAATAGGATTTGAAATACCCAGCTTGTGGGAAATTAACCAAAGAACAGTACTGGATCGCCGCCTATCAAAAGCATTTGGTATAAAATTGCAAGAAGGGCGCTTATCTCTTATTGACAGGCATGAATACGTGCTGACTCCTGACTATGCAGTGAAAATGTTTGCTATGAACGAGAGACGACATTGCGGCGTTCCTGTAATCATAGAAGGAGAAACCGGGGTGGGAAAAACAAAACTTATGGAGatgctttcgcttctttggAATCGGTCTGTCTGCGAATCCAAATTGAAAGTGGCTAGTCAAATGACTCAAATTTTGCGGGAAAGGACGGAAAGAAAGGGAGAAACTAAACAACAAGTGTCCGCTTTGAAAAAAGTGTTGAATGAACTCGAAAGCATAGAAAGAAATTCAGAAGTTTTTtcgaaatttgaaaaatccgacgtcgttgaagtCTGCCGCGAATTCTTCAAAATTTCTGCTATTTTATCCGTTCATCTGCGAAACGTAGTAAGTGATaatgagagaaaaacgacgttgatCGGGAAAGTGATTGAAAAATTAGACGACACTAAATGCATTGATGCTCCATTTACAGCAGAAATTTTTATAGCCATTTTCGGCAGCCAAGTGAcatcgaattttttcaagcTTAGCGTTCACGCTGCACTTACGCCCGAAGATGTGAAGTCTTTTATGAAAGATAAAATAGCGCTAGCTCAACGTCGGGATTTTTATCATAGTGCTATGGTTCCTTCCGTTGTTGtcttttttgacgaaatcaatACCTCGTCGTGCATGGGCTTGTTTAAAGAAATTTTGGTTGACGGAACTTTGGAAGGCGAAGTTTTACCTAAGAATCTGTTTATTGCTGCTGCGAGCAATCCGCatcgcagcagcagcactgTAATTAGAAGTAATTGGGAACAAGAGGATTGGGTATTAGGAAATTACTACGTTCGCCCACTTCCACCGACTTTACAGCGCCTTCGATGGGATTACGGAGCGCTCGAACCTGAACAAGAAAACGCCTACATTACTCAGATTTTCTTGATGGGGCGTTGCTCAGATCGGGAAATGTCCGGCGACATCCTCGCCGATCGCATTTCTAAAGCTCAAAAGCTGATAAGAGATTTTGCCCGTAAGCAACTGGAAAATCATTTTTCTAAAACCGAAGCAGAGGTTCGAGCAAAAAGCTGCGTCAGCCAACGTGACATCCAGCGAGTATTCACcttctttgactttttcaTAAAGTCTCCAAGTTCTTCCCCAGATTCTTTCCGAAGTCCAGAACATGCGCTGTGGGTGTCCCTTGGGATTGTGTATTATATCAGGCTTGATGCAGAATATCGCCAGCTATTTAGCAGACGAATGGACGAACTTTCGGAACATTGCATGGGTCCTAAATTCCAAGAAGCgtttgaagacgaaattgactTTTATGTTTCTCACATGCACTTGCCTAGTGGTGTGGCGAAAACCAGGGCTCTGAAGGAGAACTTATTTGCGATTGTTGTATGCACTGTTTGCCGTATTCCATTGATAATAGTTGGAGCGCCCGGCTTGTCAAAGACACTATCTTTTAATTTGGCGTCAGCAAATATGAAAGGAGCCGAATCGCAAAACGAATTCTTTCGCTCTTTTCCGGCTCTTGATGTTCATCATTATCAGTGCTCAAGACGTTCAACGTCTCTTGAAATTAAACGAGTTTTTCAAAGAGCAATATCTCGACAGAAGAACCACGAGAAGTCTGGTCTTTCAGTCAATTGCGTTGTGTTCATGGATGAAGCAGGACTTCCGGAAGAGAGCCATGAGTCTCTAAAAGTTTTGCACTGTTATTTAGACAGATCTGAGGTTTCGTTTGTTGCCATAACGAATAACATCCTTGATGCAGCAAAATCAAACCGCGCTGTGAGTCTCTTTCGGCCAAAAATGGGCCTGGACGACTTACAGACTCTCGCTTCAGAATGCTTGGGCAGTCGAACTCCGCTTGCTCAGAAGGGCAATAGATTTTGTGATCGATATTTAAAGTTGATGACAAAGGAAGAGTTCAAAAAGTTTTTTGGACTACGAGActtcatttattttattcGTTACCTTCGCCGTCACCGTGATGCAGCCTTTGGAACAGAGCAAAGATCCATGTCTCAACTCGTTCTTATGGCTCTTGAGCGCAATTTCAATGGAATTTCCAAACCTCTGTTTACAGATCTGGCGAGCAGCTTTTTGTCAGCATTAGACGAACCGAAATCTTTAGCTCAACTCAAAACCAGAAATGTTGCTCAAATTCTAAAGGACAGTTTGAAGGATCATTTAGAAGCAAAGGGAGAGCTTGGTGGCGACGCAGAAGTGCGTTATAAGTTGATCATTGATACCAGCGAGGACGACTCCATGACTCGTTTGCTCTTTCAACACGGCGTCTTGGAAAAAGGTCCTACTCGCATCTTCTCTTGTGATGATTATCCAAGTGACAACGATCTAGGAAAGGTGCACGTGATCTCTTCAATAAGGCACGCTGCTTTTGAAGGTTGCACTGTGATTCTAAGTCAAACAGACGACATCAACGAGAGCTTCTACGACTTGTTTAATCAACGCTTTCGTAAAATCGGCGATCGCTGCTATGAAAATATAGCGATCGGTTCTCATTCAAAGCCTTGCCGTGTCAATCCAAGTTTTCGTTGCATTGTTCACGTGCGACAGTCAGAGTTGCAGAACATTCCTCCGCCGTTTTTGAACCGTTTCGAAAAGTACCTTGTTTCGATTGAAGACTGGCTGGAAGATTCCATTGCCTCGCTGCCTCCTGTTTTGGGGAAGGCTGTGCAATTCGCTCGCGATAAAGTGGGCttgtttgaaaaaattctaggTTCAAAAAATTTGTACGGGTGGACAGATCAGACGGTCAATTCATTGTTTTTGGAAATGCTACCAAAGTTAGGATCGCCGGAGGCGAAGGAACGACCGCCTCTATTTGATAAAAGCAGTGATGAAGAGACGAAAGCCGAAGTAGACTGTACCAGCCTTGTCGACAGCGAGCCGCATCAGGCGGAGGTTTCTGACTGGCTGAAAAAGGCACCTGACATTATACGTCATCTCGAACGGTGCATTCGCGAAAATTGCAAATTTTCAGCATCATCATCTCTTCGCTCTGAAGCGGAAAGTATCTTGTCTCTGACATGTTCAGACTTAACTTCTGATATCGCTTCTGCGAGACAGTTGCTAATAAACAATCCGTCTTTGATTTCCGAATGGCTCACTAGCTGCATTGAAAAGTCCACGACTGGCTCGGCGGAAGGAGAAATGAATTTTCCTGTTTCTCTACACGAAGGGTTTGCGTTTTCGTGCTTAGTTCAGTGGATGGTTCGTCACGTCTGCGTTCGTCTCTTGCAAATTGCTACTCCGGAAGCGATTATATTAAACTCGAGGACGTTACCAAAAGTGTACATTAACCACTACTTACAGAACCAGCATcatttctcgttgaagaaacTGGTATGCAGTTTTGACCTCTGCAATTCGTTGTTTAAAACGGTGTGCTACACTCGAACATCTCCGGTCATTCTCAGTTGGTCAGACGGTGCTGCAAGCGTGGAAATGTCTACGGAGTCATCTTGTTCTTTGCTGGATTGCGTTGTCTGCAAGCTCGAGCACGTCTCTTCTCTAGATAATCTGCGCTTGCGGATAAAGGAATATTTGGCTAGAAGAAGCAATCTTTTTTTAATGGTTGTAAACACAACTCAGTGCACGCAAAGGCAAATCAACATTGCTCGAACTCTGatcgaagaaaatgaagagaagactgggaaatcgtttctcctgcttcttcattttccagAAAGTGTAGGAACCTCTCACTATTGCTATCAATCTCTCTTTCTGCACGGTTGGAATTACGTTTACTTAGAAAGAGTATCGGAATTTATTGACGAAGACATCGTTGATGTCGAACAATGGATGAAATTTGCCTACAATGAAAATAGCGAttcggagaagaagaagtttACTGACAATCTTAGAAACACTCTTCTTCCTATTTTGCCCGATGCAGCACGTTCTGCTTTGTCAAGAGTTGTATTAGGCGGCGGCAatagcgacggcgaagagttAATTTTCAATAGGCCAATGAGTCTTCTCGATAGGACCactcttttgaagaaaaaggttgGTCAAACAActaaattttcaaaaatcaTACGTAAAAAATTTTCCCGCTATTGGACTCAATCAATGGTTTGTAAGTATCTAATGTCGGCAGCTATATTCGTGACAAACTGTGACTCTGTTTTGACTGTCGGACAAACGCTAGACAATAGAGTGATAACGCTGTTGCAGAGCTACTTTGCCTATACTCTACAACAGCTAAACAAAGGTTTTACCATTGAGCTACTTTTCCGAAGCAACGTCAGTTCTGTTGTAGAGAATCTACTTTTTACTTTGTTAAAACGTCTTCCTGATCCTGAAATCGCTGATATATTTGCTCGATGCTACTTTAATGCCCAGCAACCGAAGGAGTGCACACCTTCAAATTTTCCCTTCTTCGGTGATCTGTGTGCAGCTATAGATCATAAAGTGGACGAGTTATTGGCAGAAGAACAAAAGCGTTTGCCTGATTTCAATTTTGACGAGTCCCATGGCAGCGAGGAAATGGATAGGAGTAAATTAGAAAGAGACGTTGCTGAGCGTCTCCATGCGTTTCTTTGTGAAAAGTCTGCAGTCAAACACAAGAGCCTACCGTTAACTGCATTTCGAGCTCTCCGCTCAAATGAATTTCTGTGGAGGTGCTACTTCGTTGACTTCGTTCGGTCGAGGCTGAACTGCGAATTTGACGAGTTTGACGGTTCTGAAGGCATTCTTTCGGAATGGCTAGATTGCAAGGtttcaaaggaaaagagtATTTCGCGCTGTTATGTAAACTTGCATGTATCTtcgaaaatgaaaaaaatggaCATCGGACGAACGTTCAATGCTCTGCGATCGTTAACGGCCCTAAGGCATCTGCGCTCTGTCTATCAACAGCAGGAGGTGGTTTTGCCATCATCAGCCGTTGTCACTCCGGAAAAGCCTGTTGAGCTGAAAAAATGCGAGGAGCGCTTCTACGATTTCGCTATCTCCGCTTTGTTCTACTTCTTGAAAGAGATTTGCACTAATTTTGCTTCCAACACCCCCGAATTAGCAACAACCGGTTTCACTACCGACCTTCCTACTACTGGAAGAAACGTTACTGAATTCCCTATCACCGAGACAAACGCTACGAGACGGAGTCAAGCTAAATTTGGTGAATGGATCTCGGCGTATCATGCAAAGAGTT tgcTCATCTCTTTCAAGTCCGACTAG